The genomic stretch CTGTTAGTGGAAGACGAGCCGGAAATCGCCAAGGCGCTGGCCCAGGGCCTGAGCGAAGCCAGCTACACGGTGGATGTGGCCGACAACGGCATGGCCGGTCGGCGTTTCATCGAGACCGTTGAATATGACCTGATCATTCTCGACGTGATGCTGCCGGGCCTGAACGGCTGGCAACTGTTGCAACAGATCCGCCAGCTCGGTGCGACACCGATACTGTTCCTGACCACCAAGGACGGGATCGAGGACCGTTTGCGTGGCCTGGAACTGCATGAAGATGACTACCTGCTCAAGCCGTTCACCCACAGCGCGCTGGTGGCGCGGGTACGCAAGTTGTTGCGCCGCGATCGCGGGCGCTAAGCCACCGGTCAGTGGCAGGCGCATTCTGTTCAGGGATTAGGCTAAGCTCTGGCTCATTAATGCATTAAATACGATGCATACGTATGTTTTTAGTAAAAATGCACTGTATAGGATGCAGGTGAGGCCCATGGAAAACCTTGGCGAACTGATCAGATCGCTGCGCAAAGAACGCAAACTGACGCAGCAGGCACTGGCGATCCAGTACGGGATGAGCCGTGCCACTATCTCGGGCATCGAGAACAACTCCTTGTCGGAAATCGGTATCCGCAAGGTCGAAGCCATCCTTAATGGCTTTGGCTACGAGCTCACGGCGGTACCTAGACAATCCCGGCGTGCGA from Pseudomonas sp. S04 encodes the following:
- a CDS encoding response regulator, which produces MRLLLVEDEPEIAKALAQGLSEASYTVDVADNGMAGRRFIETVEYDLIILDVMLPGLNGWQLLQQIRQLGATPILFLTTKDGIEDRLRGLELHEDDYLLKPFTHSALVARVRKLLRRDRGR
- a CDS encoding helix-turn-helix domain-containing protein, which gives rise to MENLGELIRSLRKERKLTQQALAIQYGMSRATISGIENNSLSEIGIRKVEAILNGFGYELTAVPRQSRRATLDSLKKVNFHE